In Granulicella mallensis MP5ACTX8, the sequence CAATACACGAACTTCGTCAATCTGCTGGATCTATCGGCGGTTGCTCTACCGGCAGGTTTTCGTCCGGATGGCTTGCCGTTTGGCGTCAGTCTTATCGGACAGGCGTTTCAAGAGACCGCTCTTCTTGTGCTGGCGGACCGTTTGCATCGCGGCCTTGGAGCTACTCTGGGCGGCTCCGATAGAAAGCTGGCTGAAACACCTGCGTTGGTTGCTGCAACGCCGCCGCCCGGCTGCTTGCTGATGGCGGTTGTTGGTGCTCACCTCACCGGTCAACCACTGAATTGGCAGTTGACGGAACGCAAGGGTTCACTTATCCGAACCTGCCGCACGTCCCCGGACTATAAGTTTTATGCCTTGAAGGGAACTGTACCTCCTAAGCCCGGACTTGTACGTGTCCCTGGCTTTGAGGGTCCAGGGATTGAAGTTGAGGTCTGGGCTCTTCCAGAGGACACTGTCGGAAGTTTTGTTGACGGAGTTCCTCAACCGCTTTCGATTGGGACCCTTCGTCTTGAAGACGGGTCTCTCGTTAAAGGGTTTCTTGTAGAACCTGCCGCAACTGAAGATGCTATTGAGATCACCCAGCTCGGGGGATGGCGCAAATATCGCGAAAGCCTGAAGTAGACGAAAGAGACATTGATTAGTTTGCTCCCACGACCGATCCTGTGGTCGAAGATGGTGCTAACTCCAGGCGGATGACGTCGTAGCAGATACCGCTCATAGGACTACCGGCAGGGACGGTCAGTACGATGGTGTTCGCCCCGGGCTTTAGCAGGGAGGCGTCGAAGGTGAAGTCCTTTTCGGTCCATGTGCCTTCGACTCCATCGCGGTTGATGACTGAGCCACCGCCAAACATATTGGTCAACTCTCCAGCGGACTTATCATTGACAGAGATTGCAAGAGAGCGTGTCGAAACGCCGGAGAGACCGAAGCGCAAGGTGGCTAAGCCGGTAGGCTGAGAGCTACCGGGCATATTGAAGTGGATGGTCCAGGGCGTGGCTCTCCCCTCGGCCTTGCCGCTGGGGTCGTCGACGGTCACGTGGGGCACCTGGTAGATGAACCAGTCCTGCGCAGGATCGGATTTCCCGATGGTGAAATCAACGTCATGGGGAAACAACTTCGAGTATTCGAGGTAGAGACCCCAATGCCAATGATCGTTGCCCATCTTGAATTCTTTGGCGGAGCGGTTCGGGGTTCCAATCTGCCAGAGCTGGCGGCCGAAGTGTACGGGATGCCACTCAATCGTGCGCAGATCGAGTGGCTTACCGGCTTCTACCGTTATCGGATCCGAGGCATATTCTCCGAGAACGCCATCCGTTACGGCATGAAGCTGATAGGTTCCAGGCCGCACATTCTGGATATTGAATGATCCATCCGTCGCGCCATTCACCCAGAACTCATAGTGCTTTGCATCGTTCTGCCAGGTGATGGGTTGAGGTGGGAAGCGGAAGGTGCGAGCTCCGCGCGGACGATGAGGCACATACGTTCCGCGATTGAGGATATGTCCCTGAGCATCGCGCTGAGGACCGGGGTCTGGTGTTGTGTCTGGTTCGGCAGGTGGCGGTGGAGGAAGTGGGGCTTGAGGTGGTGCGGGTTGATCGGGGTAAGAGAGGCCCACAAGAAGATTCGTGAACTTCATGGAGGGTGCTTGTGAATCGATGAGCTTGAGACGTCCGTGGACGGTCGTGCGTTCCGCAGCCTGAGGATAATCAACACCCCTTACCCAGAGGTACGGCCAATGTGCCGACTCGACCGTTGCCTGGTGTCGTGCCTCCTCAAACAGTGCATTCGGAGAAGCTCCGGTGGGGACATAGATGAAGATAGGGCCGACGACTTTCGTCCAGGGCTCATTCGCGGCGAAGTTGAGTACGGAGCCTCCGTAGTGTGTGCCGCGCCAGTAGTCGAGAAGCGTAGGGTCGCCACCGTCCCCGTCATCGATATGGCCGCTCAACTCAAAGTGGAGAGGGCCGGAGGAGAGATATTCCATGGAGGGATTGATGAGATAGAGCCCAACCTTTTGGGTAGTCGATGCCCAGCCGAAGGCGGGCGTTTTGAATTGGTCCGTGGAGTAATCGTATTTGTGTTCCGCGCGACCTTTATAGATGCCTGTCGTAAGGCGGCGTGCTTCCTTCATGTTGAGGTCAGAGGCTGCGTCCCAATCGGCTCCGGTGGGCATCAAGGCGTTCCGCTGGTTGTCGACTGAAAGCCAATCGAATACCTTGCCCGAAAGTTTGAAGCCGAAGCGTGACTCTCCGACAGAGCCTGCGGGATAGGTCGATTGATGCGTGAAGATCGCATAGGTATAAACACCATGCGCTGAACGCGCGAGAGTGTAACGAATCTCAAGGTCTGCAATGAGGCCTCCCTCCTGTCCGGCTGCGGTAGGATGAGGGCCCAGAATCGATTGGCCGTCGGAATAACCTTTGACCGAAACCTCGACAAGGTCGGGAGTCTGAATTGTTATCTTTGTTTCGTGGCGCGCCGCTAGCGCAGGGCTTTGCTCCCAATAGCCGGCATGATGGCCAGAGAGATAACCCATCAGCTCAATATTGGGAGTCGTTGTGGCAGGAGTTTTTAGAGAGGTAAGATCTCCGGTCCGCTTATCGATCTTCACTGTAAGGTATCCGTTGGTCATCGTGTAGGACGAGCCATCTTCTGTCACCGTGACCGGCGGGGCCGTGGTGACGGCCCTGGCGGCGGGAATTGTCATGGCAGAGCAAAGGGCTAAAAGAGAAAGTACGCGCACGAGAGACACGGCG encodes:
- a CDS encoding polysaccharide lyase family protein; the encoded protein is MSLVRVLSLLALCSAMTIPAARAVTTAPPVTVTEDGSSYTMTNGYLTVKIDKRTGDLTSLKTPATTTPNIELMGYLSGHHAGYWEQSPALAARHETKITIQTPDLVEVSVKGYSDGQSILGPHPTAAGQEGGLIADLEIRYTLARSAHGVYTYAIFTHQSTYPAGSVGESRFGFKLSGKVFDWLSVDNQRNALMPTGADWDAASDLNMKEARRLTTGIYKGRAEHKYDYSTDQFKTPAFGWASTTQKVGLYLINPSMEYLSSGPLHFELSGHIDDGDGGDPTLLDYWRGTHYGGSVLNFAANEPWTKVVGPIFIYVPTGASPNALFEEARHQATVESAHWPYLWVRGVDYPQAAERTTVHGRLKLIDSQAPSMKFTNLLVGLSYPDQPAPPQAPLPPPPPAEPDTTPDPGPQRDAQGHILNRGTYVPHRPRGARTFRFPPQPITWQNDAKHYEFWVNGATDGSFNIQNVRPGTYQLHAVTDGVLGEYASDPITVEAGKPLDLRTIEWHPVHFGRQLWQIGTPNRSAKEFKMGNDHWHWGLYLEYSKLFPHDVDFTIGKSDPAQDWFIYQVPHVTVDDPSGKAEGRATPWTIHFNMPGSSQPTGLATLRFGLSGVSTRSLAISVNDKSAGELTNMFGGGSVINRDGVEGTWTEKDFTFDASLLKPGANTIVLTVPAGSPMSGICYDVIRLELAPSSTTGSVVGAN